The following proteins are co-located in the Pedobacter sp. FW305-3-2-15-E-R2A2 genome:
- the nadD gene encoding nicotinate (nicotinamide) nucleotide adenylyltransferase, giving the protein MKTGLFFGSFNPIHIGHLIIANYMAGFTGLKEVWLVVSPHNPLKNKNGLTNMYDRLEMAKLATETSDHIKVSDIEFGLSQPSYTIDTLAFLQEKYPGKEFVLIMGADNLSSLKKWKNYEVLLKNYQIYVYPRPGIDLTEWENHPAITITETPQMDISSTFIRKALKEGRNVQYFVPDKVLAFMDNKNMYR; this is encoded by the coding sequence ATGAAAACAGGGTTATTCTTTGGTTCATTCAACCCCATCCATATCGGTCACCTGATTATTGCCAACTATATGGCTGGCTTTACCGGGCTTAAAGAAGTATGGCTGGTGGTTTCACCACATAACCCGCTAAAGAATAAAAACGGACTGACCAATATGTACGACAGGTTGGAAATGGCCAAACTAGCCACAGAAACCTCCGATCATATTAAAGTAAGTGATATTGAATTTGGCCTGTCTCAGCCATCTTATACCATAGATACTTTAGCTTTTCTACAGGAAAAGTACCCTGGAAAGGAATTCGTTCTGATCATGGGTGCTGATAATCTCTCTTCGTTAAAAAAATGGAAGAATTATGAGGTCCTGCTCAAGAACTACCAGATCTATGTTTACCCGAGGCCAGGCATTGACCTGACTGAATGGGAAAATCATCCGGCAATTACGATCACAGAAACACCACAAATGGACATTTCTTCCACCTTTATCCGTAAAGCCTTAAAGGAAGGAAGAAATGTTCAATATTTTGTGCCGGATAAAGTTCTGGCTTTTATGGACAATAAAAATATGTACCGCTAA
- a CDS encoding YicC/YloC family endoribonuclease, whose product MTGFGLASTDHENIKFAVEIKSLNSKFLELNLKLPRAFSEKELLLRNICSKEIERGKVSVSINIDRGEENLKGATINAALLSKYYKQLEAINVDLGANSTNLLQAVLSFPEVISYQEEEVNENDWDILYSTFNKALENFNQFRHTEGNVLKTDLELRIKNILQFFAQIEVLEPLRIPQIRTRLNQFLEENVGKINVDQNRLEQELIYYIDKLDITEEKTRLKSHCDYFTETLKSKDANGKKLGFISQEIGREINTMGAKANDAQIQQLVVGMKEELEKIKEQLLNVL is encoded by the coding sequence ATGACAGGCTTTGGTCTGGCCTCTACTGATCATGAAAACATCAAGTTTGCAGTAGAGATTAAGTCTTTAAACAGCAAGTTTTTAGAGCTAAATCTAAAACTTCCAAGGGCTTTCTCCGAAAAGGAGTTGTTATTACGCAACATATGCAGCAAAGAAATCGAACGCGGAAAAGTCAGCGTCTCTATAAATATTGATCGCGGGGAAGAAAACCTTAAAGGAGCAACCATCAATGCCGCCTTATTGAGTAAGTACTATAAGCAACTTGAAGCGATTAATGTTGATTTGGGTGCCAACTCGACGAATCTTTTACAGGCAGTATTGAGTTTTCCTGAAGTCATCAGCTACCAGGAAGAAGAGGTCAATGAAAATGACTGGGATATTTTATACAGCACTTTCAATAAAGCATTGGAGAACTTCAATCAGTTCAGACACACAGAAGGAAATGTTTTAAAAACAGATCTGGAGCTGAGAATTAAAAACATACTTCAGTTTTTTGCCCAGATAGAAGTCCTGGAGCCTCTGAGAATCCCTCAGATCAGGACAAGACTAAATCAATTTCTGGAAGAAAATGTTGGAAAAATAAATGTAGATCAAAACCGACTGGAACAGGAATTGATCTATTACATTGATAAATTAGACATTACCGAAGAAAAAACACGCCTGAAAAGTCATTGCGATTATTTCACAGAGACTTTAAAGAGCAAAGACGCTAACGGTAAAAAACTCGGTTTCATCTCTCAGGAGATTGGCAGAGAAATCAATACTATGGGTGCTAAAGCAAATGATGCACAAATACAACAATTGGTAGTAGGGATGAAAGAAGAGCTGGAAAAAATTAAGGAACAACTATTAAACGTTTTATAA
- a CDS encoding peptide chain release factor 3 translates to MIHPEIEKRKTFAIISHPDAGKTTLTEKFLLFGGAINTAGAVKRNKANQSNTSDFMEIEKQRGISVATSVMGFEYSGKRINILDTPGHKDFAEDTYRTLSAVDSVILVVDCVKGVEEQTEKLMAVCRMRNTPVIIFINKMDREGKDAFDLLDEIESKLNISLCPLSWPIGQGHTFKGVYSIYNKHLNLFEADKTKISAPVIEVSDLNDPNLTNFLKPKELDGLKSDLELVDGVYGQIDKSMYTEGLLAPVFFGSAINNFGIKELLDTFVQIAPSPKSREAEQREVLVNEKNFTGFVFKIHANLDPKHRDRIAFLRICSGKFERNKFYFHTRQNKKLKFSNPMDFMANEKSIVEEAWPGDVVGLYDSGNFKIGDTLTEGEQLQFKGIPSFSPEIFKEVENRDPLRTKQLEKGIQQLTEEGVAQLFTAQPGNRKIIGAVGELQFEVIAFRLEHEYGAKAHFRTLSYGRSNWVTSTDKKKLEEFLKRKQQHIGEDKDGNPVFLADNDFMINMTMRDYPDIQFHKTSEFK, encoded by the coding sequence ATGATTCACCCAGAAATAGAAAAACGAAAAACATTCGCTATTATCAGTCACCCCGATGCAGGTAAAACTACGCTTACAGAAAAGTTTTTACTCTTCGGAGGAGCAATAAATACGGCCGGAGCGGTTAAACGTAACAAGGCCAACCAAAGCAATACTTCCGATTTTATGGAAATTGAGAAGCAGCGTGGAATCTCCGTAGCTACTTCTGTAATGGGCTTTGAATACAGCGGCAAACGCATCAACATATTGGATACTCCTGGTCACAAGGATTTTGCTGAAGATACCTACCGTACTTTATCTGCGGTAGACAGCGTAATTCTGGTGGTCGACTGTGTAAAGGGGGTCGAAGAGCAGACCGAAAAATTAATGGCAGTCTGCAGAATGCGAAATACCCCGGTAATTATCTTTATCAATAAGATGGACCGGGAAGGAAAAGACGCTTTTGACCTGCTTGACGAGATCGAAAGCAAACTGAACATCAGCCTTTGCCCGCTTTCCTGGCCAATAGGTCAGGGACATACTTTTAAAGGAGTATACAGCATCTACAACAAGCACCTGAACCTTTTTGAGGCGGATAAAACAAAAATCAGTGCTCCTGTTATTGAGGTTAGCGACCTGAATGACCCGAATCTGACCAATTTTCTGAAACCAAAAGAACTGGATGGACTAAAGTCCGACCTGGAACTGGTAGACGGTGTATATGGTCAGATTGATAAAAGCATGTATACCGAAGGATTACTTGCACCGGTGTTTTTTGGCAGTGCCATCAATAACTTCGGGATTAAAGAACTGCTGGATACTTTCGTTCAAATCGCACCAAGCCCAAAAAGCAGGGAAGCAGAACAACGTGAAGTATTGGTAAATGAGAAAAACTTTACAGGATTTGTATTTAAAATCCATGCCAACTTAGATCCTAAACACCGCGACCGTATCGCCTTTTTGAGGATCTGCTCCGGTAAATTTGAGCGTAATAAATTCTATTTCCATACCCGTCAGAATAAAAAACTTAAATTCTCCAATCCAATGGATTTCATGGCCAACGAGAAAAGTATCGTTGAAGAAGCCTGGCCGGGAGATGTAGTCGGATTATATGATAGTGGAAACTTTAAAATCGGCGATACCCTTACAGAAGGAGAACAGTTGCAATTTAAAGGCATTCCTAGCTTCTCTCCTGAAATATTTAAAGAAGTAGAGAACAGAGATCCACTTCGTACAAAACAGCTGGAAAAAGGCATACAACAGCTCACAGAAGAAGGTGTTGCTCAATTGTTCACCGCCCAGCCGGGTAACCGTAAAATTATTGGTGCGGTGGGTGAACTTCAATTTGAAGTAATTGCATTCCGTCTGGAGCATGAATACGGCGCAAAAGCGCATTTCCGCACGCTAAGCTATGGCAGATCTAACTGGGTAACATCAACAGACAAAAAGAAATTGGAAGAGTTCCTGAAACGGAAACAACAACATATAGGGGAAGATAAGGATGGCAATCCGGTATTCCTTGCCGATAATGATTTCATGATCAATATGACCATGCGTGATTATCCGGACATTCAGTTCCACAAAACTTCAGAGTTTAAATAA
- a CDS encoding IPExxxVDY family protein, producing the protein MNKTYLKLSLDLDFVLIAITASLKDYVLCHKINTSLNFDFEKIDDHEVYFNIDENPLAFSKYYFFVEQGEIEYYIINNRNAEGFLIPEMNKVDFFMIIHQYIDKEDLNFILAGLNKLADIQVAAQIDPRKLRSRENLVM; encoded by the coding sequence TTGAACAAAACTTATTTAAAACTATCCTTAGATCTTGACTTCGTTTTAATCGCTATTACGGCTTCTTTGAAGGATTATGTGCTCTGTCATAAGATCAATACCAGTCTGAATTTTGATTTCGAAAAGATTGACGATCATGAGGTTTACTTCAATATTGATGAGAATCCTTTGGCTTTTTCCAAGTATTATTTTTTTGTTGAACAGGGTGAAATTGAATATTACATCATCAACAACCGAAACGCCGAAGGATTTTTAATTCCTGAAATGAATAAGGTCGATTTTTTTATGATTATTCATCAGTATATTGACAAAGAAGACCTTAATTTTATTCTTGCTGGATTAAATAAACTCGCTGATATTCAGGTAGCTGCGCAGATAGATCCACGTAAATTGAGGTCCCGTGAGAATTTGGTAATGTAA
- a CDS encoding DUF6600 domain-containing protein, producing MKNLIKLPAIVLGLMLLMTGTAQRVMAQDDDISLQSFYDELSPYGTWIQDPQYGYVWRPDVEQDDFRPYYSNGRWAMTEYGNTWVSNYDWGWAPFHYGRWVYNRYRQWIWIPDTVWGPAWVSWRSGGGYYGWAPMGPSINININFGIPDNWWVFIPQRNIYYDSFPRYYSRRNVTIIHNTTIINNTYERNRRTYYTGPRVDDVRRATRGDVQIYNVNRTSRSGRTELRGNDLNIYNPRSSRADRGNVQGPRDAVRGDANLTRPNGSVAADRGSRSDRGTTGIDRNTIGDRSGRPDRGTFEGRNPANNNRAERTNNREGIANPSRDNNPSRENNAGNRTEGRATRENNRFGNPAERNTEIMPVRPDRGSSRENRQERSQPTPQTQPAPQPMPVQPQARPQREERRAEPQVRQERPQPQPQPQRMERQERSQPQAQPQRMERQERQSAPPTRSEGRGSGSENGRSSRSGRG from the coding sequence ATGAAAAATTTAATCAAATTACCGGCAATTGTGCTGGGGCTTATGCTCCTGATGACCGGAACCGCACAGCGCGTTATGGCACAAGACGACGACATTTCGCTCCAATCCTTCTATGATGAGCTTTCCCCCTATGGCACCTGGATTCAGGATCCTCAATACGGATACGTATGGAGACCAGATGTAGAGCAAGACGATTTCAGACCTTATTATAGCAACGGACGATGGGCAATGACAGAATATGGCAATACCTGGGTATCCAATTACGACTGGGGATGGGCCCCTTTCCACTATGGAAGATGGGTATATAACCGCTACAGACAATGGATCTGGATTCCTGATACCGTTTGGGGACCTGCATGGGTAAGCTGGAGAAGTGGCGGTGGCTATTATGGATGGGCTCCAATGGGACCAAGTATCAACATAAATATCAATTTCGGAATTCCGGACAATTGGTGGGTGTTTATTCCTCAACGTAATATCTATTATGATAGTTTCCCAAGGTATTATTCCCGTAGAAACGTGACCATTATTCACAATACAACGATCATCAATAATACCTACGAAAGAAACAGACGTACTTATTATACCGGACCAAGAGTTGACGATGTAAGACGTGCAACCAGAGGTGATGTTCAGATTTATAACGTAAACAGAACCAGCAGATCCGGTAGAACTGAACTCAGAGGTAATGACCTGAATATTTACAACCCAAGAAGCTCCAGAGCAGATCGCGGAAACGTGCAAGGGCCAAGAGATGCGGTTCGTGGAGACGCGAACCTGACCAGACCAAATGGCTCGGTAGCAGCTGACCGTGGCTCAAGATCAGATCGAGGAACCACAGGTATTGATAGAAATACCATCGGAGATCGCAGTGGAAGACCAGACCGTGGCACATTTGAAGGAAGAAATCCAGCGAATAATAACCGTGCGGAAAGAACAAACAACCGCGAAGGGATAGCCAACCCATCAAGGGATAACAATCCGTCAAGAGAGAACAATGCTGGAAACAGAACTGAGGGAAGGGCAACCAGAGAAAACAACCGATTTGGAAACCCGGCTGAGAGGAATACCGAAATAATGCCGGTAAGACCTGACCGAGGCAGCTCCAGAGAGAACCGCCAGGAAAGATCGCAACCAACGCCTCAAACACAACCGGCTCCTCAACCCATGCCGGTGCAACCACAGGCAAGACCTCAACGTGAAGAAAGAAGAGCAGAGCCTCAGGTTAGACAAGAGCGTCCTCAACCTCAGCCACAACCTCAAAGGATGGAAAGACAGGAGCGTTCACAACCTCAGGCCCAGCCACAGAGAATGGAAAGGCAGGAACGACAAAGTGCACCTCCGACCCGCTCTGAAGGCAGGGGCAGTGGATCCGAAAATGGAAGATCTTCAAGATCAGGAAGGGGTTAA
- the rnc gene encoding ribonuclease III → MPLFDLYKLYFSTDKVFIKKLKNILGFVPGNTVLYKMAFRHRSVAKVLKNGSRSSNERLEFLGDAILGSVIAELLFKSYPYKEEGFLTEMRSKIVNRANLNQLARKMGFDQLMVFDQKAVNIQTKHHSMLGDAFEALIGAVYLDKGYNFTKDFLLKRIIKPYIDIHTLELTETNFKSKLIEWCQRQGKDISFDMVQNSEGESAKLFTISAVVEGESYGLGRDYNKKNAEKLAAEKACEALSI, encoded by the coding sequence ATGCCATTATTCGACCTGTATAAGCTTTATTTTTCAACAGATAAGGTCTTTATAAAAAAGCTAAAAAACATTTTAGGCTTTGTTCCTGGAAATACTGTTTTATACAAAATGGCATTCAGGCACAGATCTGTGGCAAAAGTTCTGAAGAACGGAAGCAGAAGTAGCAATGAACGTCTTGAATTTCTTGGGGATGCCATTCTGGGCTCTGTAATTGCCGAATTATTGTTTAAAAGCTATCCCTATAAAGAAGAAGGTTTTCTAACGGAAATGCGTTCTAAAATTGTAAACAGGGCAAATTTAAACCAACTGGCCAGAAAAATGGGCTTCGACCAACTGATGGTCTTTGACCAGAAAGCGGTAAACATCCAAACCAAACATCATTCGATGCTTGGCGATGCTTTTGAAGCATTAATAGGGGCAGTATATCTGGATAAAGGATATAATTTCACCAAAGATTTCCTGCTTAAAAGAATCATTAAGCCATATATCGATATCCACACGCTGGAACTCACTGAAACCAATTTCAAAAGCAAATTGATCGAGTGGTGCCAGCGCCAGGGGAAAGACATTTCTTTTGATATGGTACAAAACAGTGAAGGTGAAAGCGCTAAACTATTTACCATCAGCGCTGTTGTGGAAGGAGAAAGCTATGGCTTAGGCCGCGATTACAATAAAAAGAATGCAGAAAAACTTGCAGCTGAAAAAGCCTGCGAAGCATTATCCATTTAA
- a CDS encoding aminotransferase class I/II-fold pyridoxal phosphate-dependent enzyme, with the protein MNVSVLANTLIGSEIIKIGNEVNELKRKGAEIANLTIGDFDPSIFPIPAELRDEIIDAYHHNHTNYPPADGILALRETVVEVLKNRYALSYITQDILVAGGSRPLIYATYLALVDPGDKVIYPAPSWNNNHYCHLSSAKGIAVETTVENNFMPTGAQLKPYLKGATLLALCSPLNPTGTMFSKEQLEEICDLVIEENECRGVDEKPLYIMYDQIYSLLTFGKEHINPVSLRPELKDYVIYIDGISKCLSATGVRVGWAFGPEKVIGKMKSLLGHIGAWAPKAEQVAVAKYFKNNELVDQFLNAFKSQVQESLDTLYNGFQQLKAEGFAVDAVVPMGAIYLTLKIDYIGKTTPSGDLLKNSADVNFYLIKEAQTALVPFSAFGTDESVAWFRASVGGCSLSDIQKMIPRIKEALSKLK; encoded by the coding sequence ATGAATGTATCAGTATTAGCAAACACGCTTATCGGCTCGGAAATCATTAAAATTGGAAACGAAGTAAATGAACTGAAGCGAAAGGGCGCGGAGATTGCCAATCTGACCATCGGTGATTTTGATCCTTCAATTTTTCCTATTCCGGCAGAATTGAGAGATGAAATTATTGATGCTTATCATCATAACCATACCAATTATCCTCCTGCAGATGGTATTTTAGCTTTACGTGAGACGGTGGTAGAAGTTTTGAAAAACAGATACGCGCTTTCTTATATCACACAGGATATTTTGGTAGCCGGCGGTTCACGTCCGCTAATCTATGCAACGTATCTGGCGCTGGTGGATCCCGGAGATAAGGTGATTTACCCTGCACCATCATGGAATAACAACCATTACTGTCACCTTTCTTCTGCGAAAGGAATCGCGGTAGAAACGACAGTGGAGAATAATTTTATGCCAACTGGGGCACAGCTAAAACCTTATTTAAAAGGAGCAACGTTGCTGGCCCTGTGTTCTCCTTTGAACCCTACAGGAACAATGTTCAGTAAGGAGCAACTGGAAGAAATCTGTGATTTGGTGATCGAAGAGAATGAATGCAGGGGAGTGGATGAGAAACCATTATACATCATGTATGATCAGATCTACTCTTTGCTGACTTTTGGAAAAGAACACATCAACCCGGTCAGTTTACGTCCGGAACTGAAAGATTATGTCATCTATATTGATGGAATTTCTAAATGTTTATCTGCTACAGGAGTACGTGTAGGATGGGCATTCGGACCTGAAAAGGTGATAGGAAAGATGAAATCTTTATTGGGGCATATCGGAGCCTGGGCACCTAAGGCAGAGCAGGTAGCTGTCGCAAAATATTTTAAAAATAATGAACTGGTAGATCAGTTTTTGAATGCCTTTAAAAGTCAGGTTCAGGAAAGTCTGGATACGCTGTACAATGGTTTTCAGCAATTAAAAGCGGAAGGCTTTGCAGTAGATGCAGTGGTTCCCATGGGCGCAATTTACCTGACGCTTAAGATCGATTATATCGGTAAGACTACTCCTTCGGGAGACTTGTTGAAAAACAGTGCAGATGTTAATTTTTACCTGATCAAGGAAGCACAGACGGCTTTGGTTCCGTTCTCGGCTTTTGGTACGGATGAATCTGTTGCCTGGTTCCGCGCATCGGTTGGTGGATGTTCTCTGAGCGATATTCAGAAAATGATTCCAAGAATAAAGGAGGCATTGAGCAAGTTGAAATAA
- the fabF gene encoding beta-ketoacyl-ACP synthase II: MELKRVVVTGLGALTPIGNTIPEFWDGLLNGVSGAGPITGFDTSKFKTKFACELKNFNPEDFLDKKEARKLDPFVQYALVATDEAVKDGNFDFSQLDTNRIGVIWGSGIGGFKTFQDEMKNFFLGDGTPRINPFFIPKVIIDIVPGHISIKYGLRGPNFATVSACASSTNAMIDAYNYIRLNMCDVIISGGSEAIINEAGIGGFNAMHALSTRNDDPKTASRPFDKDRDGFVAGEGAGTIILEELEHAKKRGAKIYAELVGGGMSADANHITAPHPQGLGAKMVMTNALNDAGLTTGDIDYINVHGTSTPLGDISESRAIVDLFGEDAYKLNISSTKSMTGHLLGAAGAIEAIAAILAVKNDIVPPTINHFTDDPEFDPKLNFTFNKAQKRTIRAAQSNTFGFGGHNASVIFKKYEE, encoded by the coding sequence ATGGAATTAAAAAGAGTAGTAGTTACAGGGTTGGGTGCGCTCACTCCAATTGGCAATACGATCCCGGAGTTCTGGGATGGTTTGCTGAATGGCGTGAGCGGCGCTGGCCCTATTACAGGTTTTGACACATCAAAGTTCAAGACGAAGTTTGCATGTGAGCTTAAAAACTTCAATCCTGAAGATTTTTTGGACAAAAAAGAAGCCCGCAAGTTAGATCCATTTGTTCAATACGCTTTAGTAGCAACAGATGAAGCTGTAAAGGATGGTAATTTTGATTTTTCTCAACTTGACACCAACCGTATAGGCGTTATCTGGGGTTCTGGTATTGGCGGTTTTAAAACATTTCAGGATGAAATGAAGAACTTCTTTTTAGGCGATGGTACTCCTCGTATAAATCCGTTCTTTATTCCTAAAGTAATCATTGACATCGTCCCTGGCCATATTTCCATAAAATATGGTTTACGTGGGCCCAATTTCGCTACCGTTTCTGCTTGTGCTTCTTCCACCAATGCCATGATTGACGCTTACAACTATATTCGCTTGAATATGTGTGATGTCATTATTAGCGGGGGTTCTGAAGCCATCATCAACGAAGCGGGAATCGGAGGATTTAATGCAATGCATGCCCTTTCGACCAGAAATGATGATCCAAAAACTGCCTCCAGGCCGTTTGACAAAGACAGAGATGGATTTGTTGCCGGTGAAGGTGCAGGAACGATTATCCTGGAAGAACTGGAACATGCAAAAAAACGTGGTGCTAAAATTTATGCCGAGTTAGTAGGCGGCGGAATGAGTGCAGATGCAAACCATATTACCGCGCCCCATCCGCAAGGACTAGGTGCAAAGATGGTGATGACAAATGCCTTGAATGATGCCGGTTTAACGACCGGAGACATTGATTACATCAACGTCCATGGGACTTCTACCCCACTTGGAGACATCTCTGAGAGCAGGGCAATTGTCGATTTGTTCGGCGAAGATGCTTACAAATTAAACATCAGTTCTACAAAATCAATGACAGGCCATTTACTTGGTGCTGCAGGTGCTATTGAAGCGATTGCTGCAATTCTTGCTGTAAAAAACGACATAGTGCCACCAACAATAAATCACTTTACTGATGATCCTGAATTTGATCCTAAATTGAACTTCACGTTCAACAAGGCACAAAAAAGAACCATTCGTGCTGCTCAAAGCAACACTTTTGGTTTCGGCGGTCATAATGCATCTGTGATATTCAAAAAGTACGAAGAATAA
- a CDS encoding SAM-dependent methyltransferase has product MQKGTLFLIPVPLAENAAQKSFTPFLGDTINAIDTYIVENEKTARKFLKEAGLKLPQSELLIHDYGKHQRNASLAPYFKELNAGKDVGLMSEAGCPGVADPGAEVVAEAHRRGIKVVPLVGPSSILLALMASGFNGQSFTFHGYLPIDKVERGKRIKELEQQSLAKKQTQLFIETPFRNNHLLEDVLKNCSPQAMLCVACNINAEEEYIKTQSVALWRKERIDLHKKPAIFLLYRPS; this is encoded by the coding sequence ATGCAAAAAGGCACTTTATTCCTTATCCCCGTTCCTCTGGCAGAAAATGCTGCCCAGAAATCTTTTACACCTTTTTTAGGCGACACCATCAATGCAATAGATACTTATATCGTTGAGAATGAAAAAACAGCCAGAAAGTTTTTAAAAGAAGCCGGGTTGAAGTTGCCGCAGAGCGAGCTGCTGATCCATGATTACGGGAAACACCAGCGGAACGCTTCATTGGCTCCCTATTTTAAAGAGCTGAATGCGGGTAAAGATGTTGGATTAATGAGCGAAGCCGGATGTCCGGGAGTAGCAGATCCTGGTGCGGAAGTCGTTGCTGAAGCACATAGAAGAGGGATTAAAGTCGTGCCGCTGGTTGGGCCAAGTTCGATCTTACTGGCATTAATGGCTTCAGGATTCAATGGACAGAGCTTTACTTTCCATGGTTATCTACCCATTGATAAAGTGGAGCGCGGAAAGCGCATCAAAGAATTGGAGCAACAGTCTTTAGCCAAAAAACAAACGCAGTTATTTATAGAAACACCCTTCAGAAACAATCATTTACTGGAAGATGTATTGAAGAACTGTTCTCCTCAGGCTATGCTTTGTGTAGCTTGTAACATCAATGCAGAGGAAGAATACATCAAGACACAATCTGTGGCACTTTGGAGAAAAGAGCGGATTGACCTGCATAAAAAACCAGCTATATTTTTGCTTTACAGACCTTCTTAG
- a CDS encoding acyl carrier protein: MSDIASRVKAIIVEKLGVDENEVTPEASFTNDLGADSLDTVELIMEFEKEFNVAIPDDQAETIGTVGQAIAYLEKNVK; this comes from the coding sequence ATGTCTGATATTGCTTCAAGAGTTAAGGCTATTATCGTTGAAAAATTAGGTGTGGATGAAAACGAAGTTACACCAGAGGCTTCTTTCACTAACGACTTGGGTGCGGATTCTTTAGATACAGTAGAACTTATTATGGAGTTCGAAAAAGAATTCAATGTAGCGATTCCTGATGATCAGGCTGAAACTATTGGTACTGTTGGTCAAGCAATTGCTTACTTAGAGAAAAACGTTAAGTAA
- the gmk gene encoding guanylate kinase, giving the protein MTQGKLIIFSAPSGAGKTTIVKHLLKKFPTLSFSISATTRESRGDEEHEKDYYFISKEDFLHKVAHQEFVEFEEVYNGTFYGTLRSEIERIWNTGKHVIFDIDVEGGLRLKRKYEDDALAIFVQPPSLEVLKERLTGRGTDSDEKLQERFIKAEKELNYAEKFDVILKNFELETACKEAEQLVGDFINSK; this is encoded by the coding sequence ATGACACAAGGTAAACTCATTATATTTTCTGCCCCTTCGGGAGCAGGCAAAACCACCATCGTGAAACATCTGCTTAAGAAATTTCCGACATTAAGTTTCTCTATTTCAGCCACCACCCGTGAATCAAGAGGTGATGAAGAGCATGAGAAAGACTATTATTTTATTTCAAAAGAAGACTTTCTTCACAAAGTAGCCCATCAGGAATTTGTGGAATTTGAAGAAGTATACAATGGCACCTTTTATGGGACCTTAAGATCGGAGATTGAAAGAATCTGGAATACCGGAAAACATGTCATTTTTGATATTGACGTGGAAGGCGGTTTACGTCTGAAACGTAAATATGAAGACGATGCCCTGGCTATATTTGTTCAGCCGCCCTCTTTAGAGGTCCTGAAGGAACGTTTAACCGGAAGGGGGACTGACAGCGACGAAAAACTTCAGGAACGCTTTATAAAGGCGGAAAAAGAGTTGAACTATGCAGAGAAGTTTGATGTGATCCTTAAAAACTTCGAACTGGAAACTGCCTGCAAAGAAGCAGAACAACTGGTTGGAGATTTTATCAACAGCAAGTAA